The Paramicrobacterium fandaimingii DNA segment TCCAGCGCACGCTCGTGCTGACGGTATTCGATTTCGTAGTACAGCTCCGGCGATGCGTTCATCGTTCCCACTCCCGATATCTCGTTCGATACCTCAAGAGTGCGAGCTAAGGTAGGCACGCCTCATCGGGCAGGTGCCTTATCTTGTGCGCGCGCTGCGCCTTAGTGACCGGGAAGTGTCAGGATGCCGTCGTCAACGAGGTCACGCACGCGGGGGAGCAGCTGCCTCTGCAGCCCCGGCTCGTCGACATCGAGCAGCTGAGAAAGTGCACCGATGATCGCGCCGACCGCGAGCTCGCCGTCACACGCTCCGATCAACGCGGCGAGCGCTGTGTCGAGGGGTACGCTGCGGCCGAAACCGCCACCCTGGCGCAGAATGATCGCGGTCGGGTCGTCACTGCCCGGCCAGTAGTGCTGCTCGAATGTGATGTCTCCGGTGACCACAAGCGTCGCGCCTGTGAGCGCCTCATCCGTCAGATGACTCTGCGCGTCGTGTGCGGCAACACACGCAGCAATGTGCACCCCCAGCCCGGCTTCGTTGTGTCCCTGTGCAGACAGTAACCGTTCATGACGGTTCCAGGGAATGGATGCTGTGTCGCGCCGCCGCAGATAGACATAGCCGAAACCGACCGAGCGCACCCCGCGCTGCTCGAAGTCGTCGAGCCATGCCGCATACAGCTCGTCGAAGCGTTCCGTGCCTTCACGCGTTCCACCGTCGCGAATCCAGGTCTCGGCATACTCGTCCGGAGACTGCACTTCGCGCTCAATCACCCAGGAGTCGAGCGTGCCAGCGGCATCCTCCCTCAGCCAGGCGCCCACACGATCGCGCCCGGACGTTCCGGCGTGGTACTCCCAGTTCGCCAGCATCTGAACCGTGCCGCCCAGCGTGAGATGGCGGGCGGCGCCCACAATGACAGACCGAACGATCTCGTCGCCGACAAGGCCGCCGTCACGGTATTCGTATGCCGGAACACCGGGCCGCCGCGGCGTGATCACAAACGGCGGATTGCTGACGATCTGGTCGAACCACTCACCCGCAACGGGCTCGAAGAGGCTCCCGAGCCGAAATTCAATGTTCGTCACCGCGTTGAGCTCGGCATTCAGCTGCGCCATCGCGAGAGCGCGCCGCGAAATGTCTGTGGCGACAACTCGCTGAGCATGGCGCGACGCGTGCAGGGCCTGGATGCCGCATCCCGTCCCGATATCGAGGACACTGTCGACCGGTCTCTGCACCATGAGCCCCGCGAGCGACAGCGAGGCCCCTCCAACGCCGAGCACGTGATCTTCGGCGAGCGCGCCCGGGCGGGCGAGCTCGCCGAGATCCGACACGATCCACCAGCTGCACGCACCATCCGCGTCGACAAAGCTGTATGGCCGCAGATCCCTCAGCGGACGGATGCGGTCGCCCGCCGCGGTCACCAGCTCGAGCTCCTCCGCACCCTCGATTCCCAGCGTCGGCACGGCCCTGTCGAACTCGGCGCGTGACACGTCGCTGCCTAACACGAAAAGCCGCGCAAGCGTCGCCGCGGGTGTCGCCGGCTGCCGCGCAAGCTGACGCAGGGCGGGAACGCGCTGGTTGCGGTGCAGCGCCGCCTCGGCCTCGTCGCCCCACAACGCCGTGAGCGTTGATACCGAGTACGCGGCGGACGTCAGGTCGAGTCTCAGTCGCTGAGCGAGCGTGTCTGTCACCTGACCATTCTCTCAGCAGGCATCCTGCGCGCGTGCACCCGACGTGCTGAAACCTGCCTGGCCGGTTACGACGCCTCAAGGTGGCCTTCGTAGTCGTCTGGCGCGAACCAGCGCACACCGGTTCGATGGCTGATCAGCTGCGCACGCACGCGAATCCCCCTGTCGCGAGCCGCCCGCGCCATCGAGCTTGCCCACACGCGATCGGGCAGCGTTACCGTCGATCCCGTCGGGCGCTCCCACACCAGAATCACCTCGGCGGCCCCGATCTCGTCCATAATCACGCGCAATCCTTCGATGCTGTGCTCGGTCGCGGCCTCGTCCGGCACGAGCGGCGCCCCGTCAACGGGAACGATCATCGGCAGCTGCACGCCGTTCTCGTCGAGAAAGAGGATCCACCACTTTCTCTTGATGGCCCGCCCGATGAGATCTGCCACCCTGTCTTCAATCTGCTCGTCGCTCACGAGTGGCCTGCGAGCGGCTTCTTCTGCACTGATTGTCATACGACGATGGTGCCCGGATGCTGCGGCCCCACGCGCCTCACGGGAGCTGCCTGT contains these protein-coding regions:
- a CDS encoding DUF7059 domain-containing protein, encoding MTDTLAQRLRLDLTSAAYSVSTLTALWGDEAEAALHRNQRVPALRQLARQPATPAATLARLFVLGSDVSRAEFDRAVPTLGIEGAEELELVTAAGDRIRPLRDLRPYSFVDADGACSWWIVSDLGELARPGALAEDHVLGVGGASLSLAGLMVQRPVDSVLDIGTGCGIQALHASRHAQRVVATDISRRALAMAQLNAELNAVTNIEFRLGSLFEPVAGEWFDQIVSNPPFVITPRRPGVPAYEYRDGGLVGDEIVRSVIVGAARHLTLGGTVQMLANWEYHAGTSGRDRVGAWLREDAAGTLDSWVIEREVQSPDEYAETWIRDGGTREGTERFDELYAAWLDDFEQRGVRSVGFGYVYLRRRDTASIPWNRHERLLSAQGHNEAGLGVHIAACVAAHDAQSHLTDEALTGATLVVTGDITFEQHYWPGSDDPTAIILRQGGGFGRSVPLDTALAALIGACDGELAVGAIIGALSQLLDVDEPGLQRQLLPRVRDLVDDGILTLPGH